A genomic segment from Gossypium hirsutum isolate 1008001.06 chromosome D04, Gossypium_hirsutum_v2.1, whole genome shotgun sequence encodes:
- the LOC107936209 gene encoding two-component response regulator ARR8 yields the protein MGNMATQTEFHVLAVDDSLIDRKLIERLLKTSSYQVTAVDSGSKALEFLGLNGENEDEERNSSVESVSAADEDHQVGVNLIITDYCMPGMTGYDLLRKIKQSSSFKDIPVVIMSSENIPSRINRCLEDGAEEFFLKPVKLSDVNKLRPHLMKGITTKNEMQSNTNKRKGSEEIQSPDRTRPRYNELEVV from the exons ATGGGAAATATGGCCACCCAGACTGAGTTTCATGTTCTTGCCGTTGATGATAGTCTCATTGATAGAAAACTTATTGAAAGGCTTCTCAAGACTTCCTCTTATCAAG TGACTGCAGTGGATTCTGGAAGCAAGGCTTTGGAGTTTCTGGGATTGAATGGTGAGAATGAAGATGAAGAAAGGAATTCGAGTGTCGAGTCAGTATCTGCTGCAGATGAGGATCATCAAGTGGGAGTGAATTTGATCATCACGGATTATTGTATGCCTGGAATGACGGGGTATGATCTCCTGAGGAAAATCAAACAATCTTCATCCTTTAAAGACATACCGGTTGTCATAATGTCATCTGAGAATATCCCatcaagaatcaacagatgctTGGAAGATGGAGCAGAGGAGTTCTTTTTGAAACCAGTTAAGTTATCAGATGTAAACAAGCTTAGGCCTCATCTCATGAAAGGAATTACAACCAAAAATGAAATGCAATCCAACACTAATAAAAGAAAGGGTAGTGAAGAAATTCAATCCCCTGATAGAACAAGACCAAGATACAATGAATTGGAAGTTGTCTGA
- the LOC107936208 gene encoding 60S ribosomal protein L7-1 gives MMAEEEGQSLPYVSEIVLKKRKIRDELAITRRTQLELGKYGAKKSKKQSDVSDIKRPEQLIKEFRDKELDLIRTKQRAKRPKSMIPTIKSKLLFIIRIQGKNDMHPKTRKILYNLRLRKVFSGVFVKATEGVIDMLQKVEPYVTYGYPNLKNVKELVYKKGYARIDKKAVPLTDNNIIEQTLGKYGIICIEDIIHEIANVGQHFKEVVLFMGPLMLSKPEDGLLRGKKQPYREGGDAGNREDEINDLISKMN, from the exons ATGATGGCGGAAGAGGAAGGACAGTCATTGCCGTACGTATCAGAGATAGTattgaagaaaaggaaaataagagaTGAGTTAGCGATTACGAGGAGGACCCAGTTGGAGTTGGGTAAATACGGAGCCAAGAAGAGCAAGAAGCAATCCGATGTTTCTGACATCAAAAGACCTGAACAATTAATTAAAGAGTTCAGAGACAAG GAATTGGACCTGATCAGAACGAAACAAAGGGCAAAGAGGCCAAAATCAATGATACCAACGATAAAATCAAAGTTGCTTTTCATTATCCGTATACAAGG CAAAAATGACATGCATCCAAAAACTAGAAAGATCCTATACAACCTGAGATTGAGGAAAGTTTTCAGTGGAGTTTTTGTGAAGGCCACTGAGGGTGTCATAGACATGCTGCAGAAGGTGGAGCCGTATGTTACTTATGG ATACCCTAACCTTAAGAATGTGAAGGAGCTGGTTTACAAGAAGGGTTATGCAAGGATTGACAAGAAAGCAGTTCCTCTGACCGATAATAACATCATTGAACAG ACATTGGGAAAGTATGGCATCATATGCATAGAAGATATCATACATGAAATTGCAAATGTTGGTCAACATTTCAAGGAGGTTGTTCTTTTTATGGGACCCTTAATGCTTAGCAAGCCAGAAGATGGATTACTCCGGGGAAAGAAACAGCCGTATAGAGAAGGGGGAGATGCCGGAAATCGTGAAGATGAAATCAACGACCTAATCAGCAAAATGAATTAA